Part of the Camelus dromedarius isolate mCamDro1 chromosome 11, mCamDro1.pat, whole genome shotgun sequence genome is shown below.
TCTCCACTTCTCCTCTAGCAGAAGGGGCATAACACAGCCCTCCTGCTTCTCTCCAAGGCTTCTACACCAAACCTGCCCCCACTTTGGggtctttgcatttgctgttccctctgcctagaatgctctttcCCCAGATTTTGGCATGGCTGGCTCCTTCTTGTCATTTGGATCTCAGCTCAAATGGCTCCTCTTCACTATCACATTACTTGTCTCATTTTCTATTCAATACTTACCagtatctgaattttcttttttacttagtCTGGAACCAGACTGACTAGGTTCCTATCTAGCTTTGTTGCTTTTAGTTGGATAATCATGgataaattaatttctctgtgccttcttTTTCTACAGTAGGACTCTACTTAATAGGttattgtggggattaaatgtgTTCACATAGTTAAGGTAATTtaaaaagtgcctggcacatagtaaatgctcagtaaaagtTAGCTTTTAATTGGGTCTTTTATCATCTTTCTCCCGTCtattagaatgtaagttccatgggGATAAGAACCTTGTGTTCTTGTCTAACAGGGCCTAGGAAGGTGATATACAGGGTAGGCACTTAAGTATTGATTCGCTGAAAAGAGAATGTTGTCCAAGCCCTGGGGGCCACATCTCATCTCCTTTCTTCCCAGTCCGGTTCTCCACCGAAGGGCATGAAGCTGCCTTCACCATCCGCATAAGACACCCCCCCAACCCTCGGCTGTACCCACCTGGGTCTCTACCCCAGGGAGGTGAGATGGTGTGCTCAGGGACATAGATCCAGCCCTGATGGGGAGAAAGTTGGGAGAGGGCGGTCCTGGGAGAGGTCTTCCTGCTCCTCACTCCCCACTCTCCTCTGCATCTAACCCTGCCCCTCGCTCCCAGCCCAGTACAACATCAGCGCTCTGGTCACCATTGCCACTAAGACCTTCCTTCGTTACAATCGGCTACGAGCACTCATCGCCAGCATCCGCCGCTTCTATCCGACGGTCACAGTGGTCATCGCCGACGACAGCGACAAGCCAGAGAGCATTAGCGGCCCCCACATTGAGCACTATCTTATGCCTTTTGGCAAGGTGCGCAGCGGTCTAGGCTGAACCATGCTCCACGGGGCACCGGGAGGGGGCGCACCCTCAGTCTGCTGTGTCCAGAGTTGTGATTCCAGGATTATCTGCCTCAGAATCACTGAGGTGGCTGTTCAGCATGAGGATttctggaatgtaagctccatgggAGCTGCATGAGAGTGCTGTCTCACTCGAGTTGCATTCTTAGAATGGTGCTTAGCACCTAATGGGCGCTCAGTGAACAGtcgatgaatgaatgaatgtacgCATGAATTAAATGCATTCCAAGACCCTCCCCCAGAACACAGACTCAGCCTCTCACAGTGGAAAAAGGCACTTTTTTTTACCTAGCTCCCGGCCATTCGTAACTACTTGAAAGTTTGGAGTGGGACACAGGCTGTTGAGAGGGGTCAGGAGTGAGGCGGAAAGGTGGCAGAGGGCTCTGTCGTATCTCAACAGCATCACCAACCGTACCTACCCTTCCCCAGGGCTGGTTCGCAGGCCGGAACCTGGCTGTATCTCAAGTAACCACCAAGTACGTGCTGTGGGTGGACGACGACTTCATCTTCACGGCGCGGACGCGGCTGGAGAGGCTTGTGGACGTGCTGGAGCGGACACCGTTGGACCTGGTATGGGAGAGGCCACGGGATGAGCGGTGGGAGGAGGGCGTCCAGCAGGCCAAGGCCGCGTCGGGGAGACCCAACCGAGAGCAGCCAGCCCTGGGATGGGAGAGGACGACGAACGGGAGCCTGGGAGACTATCTGGGTCCTGCAGGGGTGGAGCAGGAAAGGCCGAGGCAGGGGAACCATCCGCGGGGAGAGGGAGCCCAGACCTACCCCCTTCCGGTCCGCGCCCAGCCTGGAGCCCTCCTCCCACCCGGGCAGGTGGGCGGCGCAGTGCGCGAGATCTCCGGCTTCGCCACCACCTACCGGCAGCTGCTGAGCGTGGAGCCGGGCGCTCCAGGCCGCGGGAACTGCCTCCGGCAGAGGCGCGGCTTCCACCACGAGCTCGTCGGCTTCCCAGACTGCGTGGTCACAGACGGCGTGGTCAACTTTTTCCTGGCGCGGACCGACAAGGTGCGCGAGGTCGGCTTCGACCCGCGCTTCAGCCGCGTGGCGCACCTAGGTGAGTGGCGCCCCCTCCTGGCCAAGCCCGGCAGGGACGCCGCGGGGCGCTGGGCCAGGCTCCGGGCAGCCAGAAGCCAAGGGCCCTGGGTACTGCTCCCCGCCCATCCTCGCGGGGCCCAAGGCTGCCACGGGGTCCCCAGAGCAGTTCTACGAAGACTTACCAAAACGTGCCCCAgggcgagagagagagaaagcgcCCACCCTTCTGGCCCCGATTATCATTTAAACTTGGCCATTACCTGGAACTGCCTTGAACTTCCCCACCACTGTCACCTCCACTTCTGTCCCACTCCCAGCCGTATTCCCTGGTTCTTACCACCTTGGAGCAGTCCATTCAGCATTTATTGAACCTCTGGgcgtgtgtgttgggggtggggtagggggagtcCGTTTTCAAAATAAGGGAAGTATATTGACCCCACTTTATACGAGAGTAAAACTAAGACCTAAAAGGGTTGACTTACATGCCCAAGATCTTTAGAAATAGTCTTTGCATAAGCACTCTCCGTACCCCAATCTCAGCTCTCCCTTAACTGTTGGCCCTGTGCATCCTCAAGACCTTTCATTGTgcacttcccttccctccacccccagaattCTTCCTGGATGGACTTGGTTCTCTTCAGGTGGGCTCCTGCTCAGACGTCGTTGTGGATCATGCATCCAAGTTGAAGTTGCCTTGGACATCAAGGGATGCTGGGGCAGAGACTTATGCCCGGTACCGTTACCCGGGATCACTAGATGAAAGTCAAGTGGCCAAACACCGCCTGCTCTTCTTCAAACATCGGCTCCAGTGCATGACCTCAGAGTGATGGCCACCCTTGGCCTTCCAACTGTCAGGCTGGGCCTGCCTCCTTGTCCCTGCCAGGATTTCTAGCAAACCCCACCGGCCAGTGACCACTCCACTGACTGTCCCCAGTCTCCTTCAGAACTTGATCCCAAATAGGGGCTTGTCCTGGTGACACTCTTCCTTTCTGTGAGTGCCCAGGGGCATGATGGAGCCATAACTCATCCCACAGCCAGTGCCaagtcctcctcccacccccttctcgTGGGGCAGGAATTGGGGGGTTGCTTTCCAAGTGCCAAAGAGCCCACTGGGACTCTAAGAACCTAAAGTGAAAACACTCTCCTGTCATCTCCTTGGGACTACGGGGATGGGGAAGCCCCCAGCATCTATTCCCAGGCCTGGGCACCTCCATCTCTGGATCCAGGAATCTGCAGCGgctgcagccccaccccacaGAGAAAACTGGTACTCTGGAGCTGCTGTAGGGGCTGGTGAACACACAGGTGAAAGCCATTTTCAGTTGTGTCTCTGCAGTGCTGTGGGCATGGAGGAAGGGGCACCAAGGGTCCGAGTGCAGACACCCAGACTCACTTCATGAACCCAGAGGCTCTCAGCTTTGTTTTATTAGTTACATTAAATAAGGGGGCACAGGGGCCATGGTCCTCTTCACACATGCACTGTTGGGGCCCTCCACAATTTGAGTGACCTGGTCAGACCCACACTGTGCAAGTCTTTGGACCAGTGAGCtcctgggaaagggaagggacaTGTCAGAAATAGGTCAgctgtccccctccctcccccaagatTTGCCAGTCCTCTGAGGGGCACACCGCCTGCCTTGGAACCTAAGTTCCTCAGCTCTTCACCCACAGCTGGACCCAGCCTCTCTGGCTTAGTCTTAAAACAACTGATCATTtcatccccaccccttcctccttcatCTTCCTCCTCAGCCCTCTTCGCAAATCCCTCTGCCTGGATCTTCAGCCACTGACTCACACCTCCCTCGCCATAGCCCAGCACCTCCTGGCTTCCACTCCCGCTGCTACTGCCTCCTCACCAGTCTCTCCAGGGCATATGCAGCTGCATCCTGGACACTCACAAACAGCTGTTCTGGGGTCACTCTGTCCAGGAGTCCTGCCTGGGTCAGCGTCCCCAGCACTGAGGCTGTGTGGAGAGGGGGGCCAGGCTCTCAGGCCCTACATCCACACTgtgtcctcttccctccccccagaTGTCTGGTCATTCCCCAGTCTCCAGGTCCCTCCACCCTCCACACCTCTCACCATTACATTGAGCCAGGAGAAAGTGGATCCCAGCATCTCGGCATCGGCTGGccagctgtgggggtggggggagaggggttaAATCCTACATCAGAGAGTATTCATGGGATGAGAAGGGGACTATCTCCTTAACCTACCCTCTCCCTCACCTGAACCACTTCTCTGGCCCCTGCAGCATCTGCAAAGGTGACACCACTGCAGTCTAGGACCACCACTCTGACAGGCTCAGCAACTAGGATGGGAGAAAGCAAGAGTACCCTGATGCCTCCAAGGGTCGTGCCCAAATCTCCTTCCTTGTCATCCCATCTCACCTGCATCAGGTGGGCTGTCTGTCTTTGGAGTGAGCTGTGAGTAGAGAAGGGCAGTCACCACCTCTGAGACACAAGCACGAACACGTACCCCTTGAGCACAATGACCCCCCTCAGAacacccacctgcctcccacccccaaagaAGCCATACACTCCTTTTGACCAAATCCCTCACCTGGCCTCCTTCTCCAAGCCTCAAATGCCACTCCAGGATGCGGCGAAACTGCCCACGGGTCCCAAAGTAGAGTGGTGTTGGATAGCTCAGGATGCGGAGCCCTGGGACCTGGAGGAGCTAAGGGGCCGGAGGGTCAGTGAAACATTCCAGTCCAATCTCCCCTTCCTGCTTTGGCTGTAGCCCACCCACCTTGTGGCTCTCTCGGAGTGGCCTGTAGAGCTCTGTCCCCTCGGCCAGTCCAAGTGCCAGGCACCGGACCCTAGGCAGGAAGCTGGGGTCAGATTCCCAGCCTGAGCTGGCTGGAGAGTCACCCCAAGCACTctgttctctcccctcctctcgaCTCCCCTCATCTCTACTCCCACCTCTGGGTGCGGCAGACCACAGTCATCATGGAGAAGACCACACCTACAGCCAGGCCCAGGTCCACGCTCAGGGTCACTACAGCCACCCATGTGACCATCCACACAGCCTGCAGGACATAGATGGGAGTGAAATGCCCAGAAGGAATACCAGGCCATCACTGCCAGGAAAAGGGGTCCAGGGGCAGTGACTACCTGGGCAAATAATGGGGAGGGATGGCTCAGGAGAAAGTGGAAAGGATGATGGAGGGGACAGGACTGACGTAATGGGGGTTCCCCCCAGATGTAACTACCCCTTGAACCACCTGGGGAGTTATAAATATTCAAGTCTGAAGAGGTTCAAGCTCCACCCTTCACCTTGTCTCTGAGTAAAGGGATGAGGAGGTATacatggtgggggtgggttgGGTGCAGAACTTAGGGCCGGGACACTTAGCTTTGATccagggcaggggttggggaTTCTGGGGAAGATGAGAGGGGCAATCTGAGGGTAATGCTGCCATTTCTCACAAAGTCCACGCGGCTGATGCGCCACAGTTGTGGAAGCTCCTGCATCTGGAAGAACATCTGGCGCATGCTGGAGATGTTGATGCAGGCCAGGACAGCCTTGGGGCAGAGGAGGTGAGCTGACCTCCCCAGCGTACTGAAATAGAGCCACCCACCCCCCAGCCATCCCTCCACCTTCTCTGCTGCTTACCTTGGGCAGATAGTAGAAGAAGGGCCCCAGCCACAGCAGCACAGACAGGACAACCAGGCAGGAAAAAAGGCCTGccagctggagggaaggagggatggagggacgGAAGCAAAGAAGGGAGGGAACCCCACCCACCATCTGCTTCGCCATCCTTGGAAGGCTCCCTCCTCCCAAATCCCCTCCACACCGCCACACAGATATTCCTCACCCCTCAACTCCCTTCTTGATATTCTGCCACTCTCACCTACCTTTCCTCTCCCCCAGTTAAATGCCTATCATTTGCCAGATTCCCCCAAGATGTAGTTCAATGTCCCTAAAAAACCACTGGTAGATTACCCTAAAAGCAGACTAAATACATGCTTAGGGCACCAGGAAAGTACGAGAAACCAGAAATATTAGGGAGAGACTTCGATATATgatatttctttttaagagaaaacgtcctcacaaggaaaaaaaaatcagaattttgtttttaaagtttattttccatattAGTATTGTTCTTATTTTGAACTACATATAGGGTACCTTTTTCAGTGCTTAGAGTCTACAAAGGTCTTAATGGAGCTTTCTTCTCTTCAATCTCTCCTACCCAGATAGTCCCATCCCCACACTCACCTCCCCTCACAGATTCCCATCCTCCTCTATAGAGCGGCCACCTGGGTATCTACCAGTCTTCCACCTGTTCCACCACCACCCAAACTGGATGCCTCTTCCCCCTTCTTCTCATCCAAGGACAGGCTCTTACCTGTGTGTTCCCACCAGCATCCACTAGTAGGCTGGTCGTGGCCAACGTGGCCGAGTTGGGAAagcaagagaagagggaggagacgAGGTTGGAGACCCCATGCGCCAAGAGCTCCTGGAGGGATGCAGTGAGATGAAGAGGAGAGAGACCAAGTCatgtgtggggagtggggagtcaCATGAGGGGGTTGTCCCTGGAATGAGGCTGGGGTCCTCACTCAAAGTCACACCTGGTTGGAGTCAATAGTGTAGCTGTACTTGTCTGCATAGATGGAGGCCAGGGAGGTGGACACAGCAAAGGTAACCAGTGCCATGGGCAGCGAGTCAGCCAGAATTCTGGGCAGTTCAGCCAGACTGGGGAGGAGAGGTTGAGGAAATCTAGAAAAAGAGAGGGATCTGTGGTGAGGATGGCTGGGGTATAAGGAGGCtatggggaagagagagagaactgcaTAGGGCAGGACAAGAGGAGGTGTTGAGAGACAGAGttgtgaaaaaagaaagttgGTGTCTTTTCATTATCTCTTACCCTCCGGGCAGCAATCCCACTATTTGGACATTGTATCTTGTGTCCAGGGAAGAGGTgaagcagagcacagaggccaGAAGCACCTAGGAAAGAGAGGAAATGTGGGCATGGGAGGAGATAGGCCCCTGGCAGAGGCTAGAACGGGCTGGACATGAGAGAGGATTGTAACGCCGGGTCCCATGGTTGCAGgagcccagcagctgggggagcTGGGATGTGTTTGGGATGAGTGCCCGACAACTGATTTAGAGTGAGGGAGCATGGGGACGGAAATGAGGATGATGTGTGCCTGGACTTATGGAGAGAGATGGACTGGAGGAAATCAGAGAGAGCTGCTATGAGCGATGGTGTATATCAAGAAATACAGCCAAGCCATTCCAAGTAGGGAAGCTGGGTTACATCTAGGGACATATGGGTTATCTGTGGAGATGTGGAATATTTAATTagctggggagaaagagaaatgtaGGTGGATGTAGGGAGGGAGACAAGCCGTGAATTTCAGTGAAGGACTGGGtgaggagaaagagggagtgGAGGTTCTGTGGGACCGCTGTAAGGAGGAAGAAGACTTTCTGAGAGCTCCCGGGCGGGCttcaggagagaagggggaacGTGTGGATGGGGGATTTCAGAGCGTCAAAGTGTTTTGGGAAGAGGCCTGGAAAAGTACCGCATAAGCAAGGCCTCTCATCTGTGACCTCTCTGCACTCCACGAGGGGGCGGCAGCGGCCAGTTCCTACAGGATGGGCAGTGTTTGTGCGGTGCCAGAGGCTGGGACCCAGGAGCCATCCTCACCATGACAATTTCCCCTGGGATCGGGGTGGGTAGCTTGTCTCGAAATCTCACATTCAGTTCCTTCACCGGCACGAGCAGCGCCAAGCTGAGTGCGGAGATGGTCAGTTCGGCGGGGCTGCTCCGGGGCAGCGCCGTCAGCACGGCGGCCAGCGTCTGCGGGCAGGGGCGGTGAGCAGAGGGCCCTGAGCCAGGTCGACTGCCCCCAGCGCGGACCCCCCAGACCAAGGCGGGGCCCTCTCTCCTGGCTCGCATCAGAGCTTTCACCTCCGTAGCGACCCTCATTCAGCCACATGGTTCTGACTTCTCCGTCCCCGCCCCACACTATCCCTCCACTCGCAGCCATTCCTTCCTTTTCGGGTTCCTGTCTTCCCGGGACAGCCAGAAGCTTCTTCGcttttctcccacccccaccttgaaGAGAGCGAAGCAGCCGATCTGGCGCGGAAGGGGCAATCCCAAAAGGCTGGGCAGCTGGGACACGAGCACGTGTAGGGCAGCCCCGCTGGTCAGTGCTTTGACCACAGGTTCCGACAGAAAGGTGGCCAGGATGCCGAGCTGCAGCGCGAACATCCCCAGCTGCAGGAGAGAAGATGCGCCATCATCACTCATCACCGGAGGAGGAGAGGACCAGCCAGAGTGCAGTGTGCCAGCTTCTCCGGGCACCTCTCCCGCCCAGACCGGTGCTGGAGACTTGTccccccgcctcctcccctgGCCCAGTTCCATGGCCCCCAGCGTGGATCCCCCAGCGTCCTCCCCCAAGGTCCTCCCTCACCATCAGTGCCCCGCTCCCGAAGGCCACGGCCGCCGCGGCACCAACCCGCTGAGCATCCAACTGTTCCCTCTCGATTCCGCTCAAGTTCCCCTCGAGAGGTTCAGGCACCAGCCGCTCCACGGCGGAGCCCGTCATGAGGCTGAGTACCGCGAAAGTTCCTAGGGCCCCGGGACAAACGCAGAAATCGCCAGCTGTGCCGCTTGGGCGCAGCAacatcccagccctgcccccccccccccatgctgcTGTCAGGCCCCCTGTCCTAGAAGGCTGCTGCTCTGGTGAAGACCATGGAACCAAGAGAAGCCCAGAACCCCTGGTGAGGAAAGAAGGGAGCACCCACTGCAAAACTGCCCCCAGACTGCATCAGCCCCCTCTTGCAGATGCCCTGCAGACTGCTTGCTCCTTTGGGTGACAGTGCATattctctcccctcttccaaGTTTTAAGGGACATTCGTTTTAGCCAAATTTCACGGGGAGGAAAAGTCTGAGTAAACTCCTGCCTCTTTGCACCGACTTAGCACCTCCAGCAAGCATTGCCTAGGTCAGAGGATCATAGCTGGGTAGCGGAAGGGGTGGACAGGATGGTGGGGGATGTGAAGAGGGGAATAAGAGATAGATTATAAGAACTGGAAGCCTCAAACCCCTGTTCATTTCACCccacagagaaggagagaagtcACTGGGTCACTCACCCGTGGACAGATGTCTCCCAGTACCCAACAAGGTGTAGATGAGGACAGGGAAAAAAGAAGTGTAGAGTCCAAATACTGGGGGCACGGAGGTCAGGAGAGCAAAAGCCATGCCTGGGGGAGTAATGGAAGAAATGACTGATCTTCagtgtgtggggtgggaggggggtgggggttcccagcctccaggactccGTTCCCTTCCCACACTCTGGGAGGCTGGCACCGGGATGCTAAATCACGCCACATGAGGGAACTGAGGGGTTAAGGGACCTCGGTGGGAGGTCGTGGGGCGAACAAGTTCAGAGATCCGTGTCGGCTGAGTCCTGGGGGGCAGGCATCAGGCCTCTCTCCAGTTCCCTGAGCCAGAACGTGTCCAAGACTTCTCGCAGGATTGCGCAGATGAggggagctggggggtggggatctGACGGAGGTCCACAGTCCTTGGCCAGAACTTGGCCTCAGATCCGGGTCGCCGAACCCTCAGCCGCACTAACCCACCACTTCGCTCccggtcccaggtcccaggccccATGCCAACCCAAAGCCCTCTAGAGCTTGGGCCCCTGACAGGCTGCTATTGGGG
Proteins encoded:
- the B4GALNT1 gene encoding beta-1,4 N-acetylgalactosaminyltransferase 1, with amino-acid sequence MRLGRRALCVLVVLLACASLGLLYASTREAPGLRAPPALWTPLQGLPRPELPGLVPEPRYAHIPVRIKEQVVGLLSANNCSCESSGGSLHLPFQRQVRGIDLTKAFDPEELRAASASREQEFQAFLSRSQSAADQLLIAPANSPLQYPLQGVEVQPLRSILVPGLSLQAASVQEVYQVNLTASLGTWDVAGEVTGVTLTGEGQPDLTLASPGLDQLNRQLQLVTYSSRSYQANTADTVRFSTEGHEAAFTIRIRHPPNPRLYPPGSLPQGAQYNISALVTIATKTFLRYNRLRALIASIRRFYPTVTVVIADDSDKPESISGPHIEHYLMPFGKGWFAGRNLAVSQVTTKYVLWVDDDFIFTARTRLERLVDVLERTPLDLVGGAVREISGFATTYRQLLSVEPGAPGRGNCLRQRRGFHHELVGFPDCVVTDGVVNFFLARTDKVREVGFDPRFSRVAHLEFFLDGLGSLQVGSCSDVVVDHASKLKLPWTSRDAGAETYARYRYPGSLDESQVAKHRLLFFKHRLQCMTSE
- the SLC26A10P gene encoding solute carrier family 26 member 10, which encodes MSGLLGSRTCPGPGETSDLKFPLGAKFREPLTETRFQQLFGDAEQEPEPLAEPRWSRLRGLWRRRAGACSGQGAWRLLLARLPPLRWLPRYRWRAWLLGDAVAGVTVGIVHVPQGMAFALLTSVPPVFGLYTSFFPVLIYTLLGTGRHLSTGTFAVLSLMTGSAVERLVPEPLEGNLSGIEREQLDAQRVGAAAAVAFGSGALMLGMFALQLGILATFLSEPVVKALTSGAALHVLVSQLPSLLGLPLPRQIGCFALFKTLAAVLTALPRSSPAELTISALSLALLVPVKELNVRFRDKLPTPIPGEIVMVLLASVLCFTSSLDTRYNVQIVGLLPGGFPQPLLPSLAELPRILADSLPMALVTFAVSTSLASIYADKYSYTIDSNQELLAHGVSNLVSSLFSCFPNSATLATTSLLVDAGGNTQLAGLFSCLVVLSVLLWLGPFFYYLPKAVLACINISSMRQMFFQMQELPQLWRISRVDFAVWMVTWVAVVTLSVDLGLAVGVVFSMMTVVCRTQRVRCLALGLAEGTELYRPLRESHKLLQVPGLRILSYPTPLYFGTRGQFRRILEWHLRLGEGGQLTPKTDSPPDAVAEPVRVVVLDCSGVTFADAAGAREVVQLASRCRDAGIHFLLAQCNASVLGTLTQAGLLDRVTPEQLFVSVQDAAAYALERLELTGPKTCTVWV